The sequence CCGAGCCGCATATGCCAAGGTCGCCTTCATACCCTTGTTCCGGTGCGAGATCGGGATTTCCTTCCGCAAAAGCGTCCGCAGGCCAGTAAAGGTCATTGAAGGTCGGTGCACGGAAAGAACGGCTGAAACTCCCTTTTATCGATTGCGAATCGGAGAAAAGCAGGCTGAACCCGGCGCGGAAGGTGAGACTGTTTCCGAAATCGGAAAAATAATCGTATCTGAAAGCCGGCCGGATCGTGAGATCCGGTGAGGGAAAGAGGGGAACCTCAATGAATCCCGACACATTATTCCGTTCACGCTTTCCCATGTCCGTGCTGTCAAGGCGGTCGGCGGAGAAGGTTCCTCCGTAGAGGAGGGAAATATAGTCGGATAGCATCAACTCCTGCGTGAGGTCGCAACCGAAAGAGAATGTCGTATGGGTCGAATCGACCCCGGCATGGGGGTCGGTATAATCGAGTGAATGATACTGCATAAAGCCCTTGAGATCGAGGGTGATGAGGTCGGTGAAAAACTTTTGACTCGTCATTCCGAGTGTGCATCCCGCCATGGCTTCCCGTTGCGAAGCATCGGGTGTGGTCGATCCCAGCTCTCCGGGTGAGCCATGTTCGTGATACAGCCCCATACCGGAGAAATCGATACACCAGGACTCTCCGGTGTACCTCATATCGATCGACCCGTCGCACCCCAGAAGGCCCGAGTTTTCACGGATTCTGGATTCACCCGTCAGATCGATGAACGGGTATTCGTTTGCCGCCCTGATGCCATTAATCGCGCAGATACATGAAAGCGGACCGATCGGGATGCCGAAACCGATGGTGAGTTTTTGCGTATCGACGAGACTCATGAGATCGGGCGGCGCCAAGTATTCGTCGCTTCCCGAACCTTTGAACGCCCCTTGCGGGAGATAGCTTGCGTTTTCGAGCCCCACCCGTAAAAAGGCTTTGCCCGTTTTTCGGGTGATGATATTGATCACACCGCCGATCGCGTCCGCCCCGTAGAGGGCGCTCGTTCCCCCGCGTACTATTTCGATGCGTTCGATATTTTCGAGGGGGATGAGTGAGATATCGGCGCCGCCGTGCGAACCGATCACCCGCACGCCGTTGACCAGAACGAGGACCTGGGTGGATGTGGAACCGCGTATGGTAACGGCTTCAACCGACCCTTCCGGTCCGTAATCCGATATAGAGACGCCCGTCCGCTTTTCGAGTACCTGTGAAAGGGTGGTTGCGCCTATGTTTTCGATGTCGGTTTCGGTCAAAACGGTCACATGTTGAGAAACACCGGTTAATGATGTTTCGCTGCGGGTCGCGGTGACCACGACCTCTTCGAGGGCGATCCGGATCGATTCCTCTTCTTCCTCCTGTTTTTCCGTACCGGTATCCGGATTATCGGCCGCAGAAAAAAAAGCGGGCGCCGTCATTATACAGAGGATCATGATGAACAATCTGGCCATATGAAGGTCTCCTGTTTTTTACGTTACGGGTCGCTTTACTCCGGAAGAAAAACTCAAGAAATACGGTGTCGATGAGAAATGACGGTGCGTTTTGATACGGCTTTTATCTCTGTGAGAGAAATACCTGATACGGCAGAATACTGCTTTATTCATCTTCCCTTACCTCGAGGTTTTTTTTCCGGAGGGTATCCTGGCTTCCGGTTCATCCTATTCACGGCCGCCTTCTCACCCCCTCATATGATGTTCGTCACATCTTGAGGCAGGCAATGGCTTTCATGCCGCTTTCGTCCCCGGTTACAGTGGCGGGACCGCTGCGGATTCACACCGCATTCCGCTCTCCTGAAAACATTATATGGATAACACTATCATGGCAGGAAGGTATTGTCAAGAAGACGGGTACCCTACGTTACCCCAGAAAAAGGTCCTTGGTCGCGAAATTCGGTTCACCGGTCAGATTGACACCGAGTTTTCTCAGGCCCGCCTCGTCGCCGGGAGAAGGGATATGGGTCATATGGACCTCGCACCCCTTGAAGCTTTTCAGTTTTTCAAGGGCGATCGAGGCGACCGGGTTACTCGTCGCGCTGATACTGAGGGCGATCAGTGTTTCCTCGAGATCGAGACTCAATTGTTTTGAAGCGTAGACGTCGCTTTTCAGTTTCCACACGGAGGCGATAATCGATTCGGGAAGGAGATGGATCGTGTCGGGAATCTGCGCGAGATATTTGATCGCGTTCAATACCATGGCGGACGCCGAATGCATCACCGTCGAGTTTTTCCCAGTGACGATCGTTCCGTCGGGAAGCTCGATTGCCGCGCCGCAGAAGATACCATTGTGTCCCTTTCCCGTTTGTCGGGCCTCTTCCGCCGCCTTACGCGCGGGAATGACTGTATTTCTCGATTCCGGAGTCAGACCGAGTTCTTCCATGAGAAGGATGTTCTTTTCGACCGTATGATAATCGGAAAGTCCCGCTCTGTATTCGCATGAGTAACGGAAATACCGTCTGATGACTTCCTGTCCTGCTGCCTCCCGGACAGCCTCGTCGTCGGTGATACCATAGCCGGCGCGATTGACCCCCATGTCCGTCGGGGACTTGTAAACGGACTCGCCGCCCGTAATTTTTTCGAGGATACGCTTTAGAACCGGAAATATCTCGAGATCCCGGTTGTAATTGACGACCTTCTCCCCGTACGCCTCGAGATGAAAATGATCGATAAGGTTGACATCGGCGAGATCCGCGGTTGCCGCTTCATAAGCGATATTGACCGGATGCTTGATGGGGAGGTTCCAGATGGGGAATGTTTCGAACTTCGCGTATCCGGAATGAATGCCGTGTTTGTAATCGTGATAAAGCTGTGAAAGGCATGTGGCGAGTTTGCCGCTTCCCGGACCCGGACCGGTGACGACGACGAGCGGCCGGTTCGTTTCGATATATTCGTTCGCACCGTAGCCTGAATCACTGACGATGAGATCGACATCGGTGGGATACCCCTTGGTGTAGCGGTGCGTGTAGACCTTGATGCCGTTTCGCATCAGCTTGTTCTTGAAAACCATGGCCGCGGGCTGTTCTTCGAATCTGGTAATGACGACCCCGACGATATCGAGACCCCATTCCCGTAGATCGTCGATAAGTTTGAGGGCGTCGGTATCATAGGTGATCCCGAAATCGGCCCTTACTTTTTTCCGTTCGATGTCGCCCGAATAGATACAGAGGATAATCGCCACATTGTCCTTCATTTTTCTGAGAAGCCGCATTTTGACATTCGGATCGAATCCCGGAAGAACCCGGGATGCGTGGTAGTCGAACAAAAGCTTTCCGCCGAACTCGAGGTAGAGTTTGTTGTTGAATCTGCGTACCCGATCGAGAATGGCTGCTTCCTGTTCTTTGAGATATTTTTCATTGTCGAAACAGCATGGAATCATACAATCGCCTTTCTTTCTTGTCGATGCGCCGTCGCGTCCGGTGCGTATTGTAATATATTCCGGAGTTTATTGCTACCTCCCGGGGCGGGGAATACGGGTCTTTTTCGCAGTTGAAACAGTGATGAAAAAAATGCCGTTATCGTTTCCGCTTCATTATCTTAAAACCGATGCGGCGCAGAATCTCTTTTATCTGGTCAAAAAAACTCTTTCCGTATTTTTGCGAGAAATCCAGTACCGCCTGTTTCAGGGAAAAATCGTGCCCGTATCGTTCCTTCAGTTCATGCCAGTGCCGGACGATCCAGACATAGAGGTCCGCCGGTGTCCGTTCGGGGAAACGGTTCAATATATTTTCTTTGGTGATAATGGTGATTATCGGAATAAACACATTGTCGTACCAGGAAAGCATCGCTTTTCCGAACGGGATTTCTTCCTCCTGATCGATATTGATAAAATACTTGTGGCCGTTGATATGTTTTATGATGTCGTCGTACCGTCCGATCGAGGTAAACTCGATGGAGCATTCGGGCCGCAATACATCAAGGTGGGTGGCCTCGAAAAACCGCTCCTTTTCAAAAGCGATGACGGCATTGCTGAGGTCTTTGCGTCCCATCTCCGGTGTTATCGTAATTTCGGTATCGAGGGAGATCACTTCGGCGTCGATGAACGCGGCGCCCTGCATCTTCGCCACCGAAACCCGGTGATTTCCGTCGCGCACGAAATAGACCCCGCCGATCTCATAGAGTTTGACGGCGGGAAGTATTTTATTCTGATGATGGGCCATGTCCACTCGCTGCCATCTTCTCCGGAGGTGCTGGTACCGCGGAAGGAAACGCTTGTTGAAATCCTTGTACCGTCCTTCGCTTCCCACGATCAGTGAAATCTCGACGGGAAAAGTGCCCTTGTAGGTCGTCGATTTCGGTTTGAGAATGGACTTTATGTCATCGAAGGCGAGGAGTTCATCCTTTTCATTTTTAAGCAGGGCGAAAATCTTCGCGAAAACCTCACGCGTTCGAGCGCGGTCAAAATCGACCTGTACTTGTTCGTTGTATGAATATATCATTTGTTCTTTTCCTCATAATTCAATAATACAGTAGTTGTATGCGTTCACTACCATCGTGTCACAGAAGGCGTCTTTTCTTTTGTCTTCGAGGCTGTAAAGATGCACATGGCCGTGAACAAGATACGCCGGTTTGAACAGTTTCATAAAAAGCCGGAATACCTTGAAACCCCGGTGACATCTGTCTTTTTTGTCATGGAGACCGTAGGGGGGTGAATGGGTGAGGAGAATATCCAGAAACCGGTTATGAAATATCCTGTTCCACAGCAGCCGGGGCAGAAGGTGAAGCATTTTAAGAAACATGGTAAACTCGGTAAACTGGTTTTTACCGCCGTTATACCAGATGCTTCCCCCGAGTCCCGCGATCAATACGCCCTTTTCCTTGACGATTTTTGAATCAACGTAGGTGGCGCCTACTGCGAGTTCCTGTCTTTTTTTATGCATCCGCATGTATGATTCCACACCGTAATCCTTTTTATAATATTCTATCCCTTTTAACCGGTGATTTCCAAATACAAAAAAAAGCGGCTTGTTCAAATTTGTGGTGATAAAATCATAGTAGCTGAGTCTGAGATCGCCCGCACTCAGAACAAAATCGATATCGGGAAAGCGGGTTTTGATATTACAGCTGTACACCCTCGGATCGATGTGATCGGCAATACAGAGGATTTTCATTTCATCACCGCTTTCCGCCCGGCGATTCGTCGTGCGGTGTTATGGTGCGAGATTTCTTTGTTCATATATCCGTATTTCCGTGTCTTTCCAAAAAACCGTTACCGGTTACATATTTTTATTATAAATCCCGGTCGATGTAAAGACGTCCCGTGCCTCTATTCGGATCGTTTTTATTTCGTCGTCTGGTTGAGATATTCCTGTAATTTGTCTTTGTCGAAAAGATCGATCGGCCGCGTTTCCGCGAAATCCATGGCGGGTTTCGAATATCCCGATGTCGTAAATACAATCCCCCGGTTGACGTTCAGTTTCTTCATTTCTTCATGAATCGAGCGCACCGTCGCATCCTTGATCACATCCGAAATACGGTAAAAGCGGATGAGCCGAGGAAGCTTTCGTGCATTCCTCCATTTCGATTCCGCTTCGACGGCAATGATCTGGCAGCCGTTCGCGAGTTCGGTTGTTTCCCTTATTTCGAGGTTCATGGCGGCAACGACTTCCCTGCACATCGACATGAAGACATCGTTTTTCGATGTCAGATAATCCTTCACCCTGTCGTCGATTCTGAGTTCCTGGTACTGGCTCAACTTGCCCGAGACGTCCAGAAAGTTCGGTTTTTTCGCATATATTTTTTCCCAGTTTTCGACCGCCCGTTCGATATCCCGGATTTTTTCATACGCTTCGGCAAGGTAGTAGCGGCCGTAGAGGGTGTCGTTATCCCCTTCGTCGGCCGAGTAAGTGAGCGCGCGCTGGAGTTCGGGAATCGCCTTTTCGTATTTGCCCATCATGATCGCGGTATGACCCCGCTCCACCGTCGCCTTCATTTTCAGTTCGGGGCTTTTCTGCGCCTGCTCGAAATGCGCGATCGCGTTCGAAAGATCGTGCGCGTCCTGGAGCAGTTTGGCAAGGAAAAAGTGGGCGTATCTGTTTTCCGGATTGTGCCGCAATGCCAGTTCGAGCTCGATTTTGGCCTCGATCGTCTTTTTCTGGCGGTAGTTAAGATACCCCAATTTGTAGTGCGCGTTCGAATGGCTTTTATCGACGTCGATCGCTTTCTGAAAGTACTGGGCCGCGGCTTCGTTGTTGTTGCGCTCTTCAAAAAGCAGGCCGCATTCATAATAATGCTCCGGATTGAACGGTTCGAGTTGGGCGAGAAGGAGGTATTCCTTCAGGGCTTCTTCCGTCTGCTCGAACTGCTTGTAAAGTTCGGCCACTTCTTTCCTGAAAGGAATTTCCTGGCAATATTGATGATCGAATATGCCGATGTTGTTGACCGTCCGGAACTCGACGAGTGCCATATCGTAATTTTCCTCGGCACAATACGCCTTGCCGAGAATATAATGGGCTGCCGTATTTCTGGGTTCGCGGCCGATCAGCCTTTTTGCGTACCTGATGACATACCCGGTCTTGTTCTGGTTCAGCAGTTCGACCAGTTGTTCGATCCTTCTTGGGCCAAGGATTCTCCTTATCATAATAACGATAAAGACAATCAATCCCAGGCCGATGATGATAATGAGGGCTATCAGTGCAGGAATCATACCTTCATATTCCTTTCACATTGTGTCGTCCATGACCGCGCTTCGCTTTCGCCGTTACATATTGATAATGTGCGCTTGTAACTCTCGTTTTACCTCAATACGGCCGACAATTAACAATATTTCCCGATAAAGGAAGTATTGGTATTACAGATACAATGGTAATTTTTTTCGTTACTTCTGTCAAATATTCTCGTTTAAAAAAATAAGGAATTGTGCTATATTTTTATGAAGGAGGACGGCGAGATGAAAAGCTTTGTTTCAGGCATCGTTTTTATGCTGCTATTTCAGACGCTTTGTTTTCCATCCTATCTGGAGGAAGCGGACAAGCTGCTGCAGGAGAATAAACCGGAAAAAGCGCTTCCCCTCTACGAAATGGCCCTGAGTGAGGATCCGGAAAACGAGAGGATATTTTTAGACCTTGCGTTAGTGTATGAGATGATGAAAAATATCGATAAATCGATAGAAATTCTCAAACGGGGGCTGAATATTGCCCATGAATCGAAATATCTTTTCTATTTCCATCTGGGAAACAACCATTATACATTAAAAAAATACAGTATTGCTCTCGAAATGTATAAGAAGGCGCTTGATTTGAATCCGGGATTACCCGATACCTATGTCAATATGGCAAATACGAAACTCAAGCTTGCACTTGGACTCGAAAGCAGGGATGAGAAAATCGCGGCTTTCGGCGATATTATCAGGGATTACGAAAAATATCTCGAGTTATACCCGAAGACCCCCCAGCGGACGGAAGTCGAAAAAATGATAGCGCTCCTCTCCCACTATATACGGGACAAGGAGGATAGGGAACGGGATCTGGAGAACCTCCTGAAACTGCTCAACTCGGCGGAAGATTCGAGCAAGGTGATCCATGCGGGAACCGACACCCTTGAATCGGACTATGAAGAAGAAGATATCGAGGACTGATTCGTTCGAGCCGGGGCTTCTTGTCGGTATATTTTTATCGTGAAATACCATACATTTTGCCCGGGACGTTATCCGGCACGGGGATGTCAATAATCAACGGAAAGGAATGGATACGGTGGACAGAAAAAAAATTTTACTTGCTATATTTGCCCTTATCCTTATCATCATTATCGTACTCCTCTTCCTCTTTTTTCCTCGCGGGGGAGAAGGAGGAGAAGGCAAGAGAGAGAACGCGATCAAACTTATCGAGCGATATGCCGGGAAAGGGGAGTATGACCGCGCGTTGAATCTTCTGGAAGACCTTTTACTCGACAATCCCGATGACGAGGAGGTGCTCGAACTTCAGGACAGGATACTGGATGAAAAACAGCGTGCCGAACGGGAAAGGGATGTTGCGGACGACAAGGAACGCGACAGGGAACGGCGGCAGATGGATAAACTCATCGAATCGATAAAGGACACTGAACAAAAAGGGCCGCAAGCGACATATTATGAAGAAAAGATAGGCGGCACACCGACACCGAAAAAAAGCAAAGAGGAGACGGTAAAGGATCTCCTTGAAAAGGGAGAAAAGCAGATAGAACTCGGGGATTACGACGGTGCCCGCGATACCCTTGATGACGTACTCGAACTCGACGACGATAATGCCATGGCGCACGCCCTCATCGGCCTGAGTTATATCAGGGAAAATCCGGAGGACGAAAACAGCCAGGATCTTGCCGAGGAAAACGCCAAAAAGTCGGTACAGGAAGATCCGACGCTGGCCCTCCCTCACGAGGTCCTCGCCGAAGTCTATGAACAACGGGGAAAACTCGATGAGGCTGAAAACGAGTGGAAACAGGCCATTATTCTGGACAAGGAAAATTGGGAAGCGTATTACAATCTCGGCGTCGTTCAGTACCGGATGAGGAAATATTCGGATGCGCGAAAATCCTTTGAATCGTGTCTCAAAATAAAACCGAATCATGAAAAGGCCCACTTTAACAAGGGTTTGTGTTATATAAAACTCGGCGACCGTGACGAGGCGATCAAGGCCTTTCAACGGGCCATCTCCTATAAAAAGGATTACGATAAGGCATACTCACAGCTCGGCCAGCTGCTCGACGAGAAAGGGGAGTACGCGGCCGCGGCCGAGGCTTTCAGGAACGCGGTGCGTTATTCACCATCGGACGCCCGCTACCAGCGGTATCTTGCCGATGCGCTGATAAAAACGGGCGATTATACGGGTGCGGAAAAGGCTCTGAAAGAGGCGCTCCGCCTCGAACCCGATTACGTCGACGCGCACTATAAAATGGCGGTCGTCAAATACGACATCGGCAAACCGCAGGAAGCCCTCACGTACGCAAAGGAGGCGGTAAAGGCATTACCGGACAATCCGAAATACAACTACCAGCTGGGTTTAGTCTATGAAGCCTTGAAAGACACGGACAACGCCCAGAAATACTATAAACTGGCGATCGAACTCGACCCGCGATATATCCTTCCCCTTGTCAATCTCGGCAATATATACAAAGCCTCGGGGCTTTACGACATGGCGCTCCCGCTGTTTAGCGCCGCCTACAAACTCGATGCGGACAGCTACATGGTGAACAACAATCTGGGAAGTATCTATATCGCGAAGGAAAGCTTCAGGGAGAGTATTCCGTATCTGGAAAAAGCAGTTTCGCTTGAACCGAACGAAATCGAGCCGCATTACAATCTCGGCGTGGCATACAAGCGTGTGGGGAAAATTTCCGAAGCGAAGAAGGCCTTCAGCGAATGCCTCAGCATCGATCCCTCATACTGGGACGCGTATTACGAATACGCCCTCATCCTCATCGAGGAAGGGGACAAACCGCGGGCGAAGACCCTTCTTCAGACCCTTCTGGCCAAAAAACCGGATTATTCGAAAAAGAGCGAGGTGGAACGCCTGCTTTCGACGCTGTAGGGAGATCGAAAGAAAAAGGAGACAGCGTGCGTGGCTGCCTCCTTTTAAAGTGAAACCTTTTCGCGTATAAGAATTTTATAACACGAAGATCGCGATGCTCACGAAGCGATTGTAAGAGAAAGAGTATGAGTGTTTTTGTTTTAATAAAATTATGAAAAAGAACGTAAAGAAACTGCTTTATTATTACCTAGTAACGTAATATAATAGTGGTATAGCGTAATAATGGAAAAATTAGACAATAAAATACTAATACAGGCACTGACTCTCCTCGAACGACGTTTAAGTCGGCAAAAAGTTCTACTATTAACCTGGTTGTATGCGGTGGTTCGGCATTGATCGCGACGAATCTCGTTTCAAGAACAACAAAGGACATTGATATAATCGCACTGATGGGTTCCGATTCACACCTCATCGACCCGTCACGATCAACGTCTTTTCGATGAAATCCTCGACTGGCTTGATAAAAACGAACGATTCATCAACGTCCAGCGTCTTCGAAATATATTAAAACTGGAAGGTTTCGTTTTTTCCGGAGTTTTCGCCGCTATTGCCGCCCTTATTATGAAAAACAAACCGGAGATAAAATGGAAAGGGCTTGCCCGTAGTGTGAAAACAGGCGGTGATAAAACCGGCCATCTATTTTATCTGAAATCGGGGAATCCTGTTCCTGTTGTCGGAGAAAATGATGCGGTTTTCAGAAAATACGGATTCATACGAAACCCGGTTAAGAACAGGGAGATGTCCGGGGTTTTCCCGGTAAAACAAAAGACAAGCCTCCTGCTTCAGCTTCGTTCTTTTATGGGAATATCTTCACGAAGTGAAACACTTTGTTATCTGATGGTAAACGGGAAGGGTGCCATTCAGGAAATCGCCGATCAGACATATTACGCATGGCGTTCCATTCAGGATGTGCTTTTCGAAATGGGGCATTCCGGCATATTGAGTTTTTTCCCAGCCAAAAAAGGAAGGATCTATTATATAGACAAAGAACCATGGCTGGAAATTTTTCTCAAGAATAAAAAAGAACGTATTCAATGGATCTGCTGGCCGCCTCTTTTCAGGGCCCTGGAGATGATCTGACTCAACCTCTGTGAACCGGGATTTCTCGAATCTTCACACCTTGAAAAGGCTGTTGAAATGAGGGAACTTATGAGTAAAGAGCTTGTACATCGTTTCGAAAAGGCGGGGATGAGAATCATATTGGGAGATGTTACGGGATACTACGGAGAAGCATATCCGGAAGCGTTGTTTTCGAGTTTAATATGCCTGCTGGAACAGCTGAACAAATAATCGACCGGTCAATATATAAAAAACCCCGCCCGCCGGAAACCG comes from Spirochaetales bacterium and encodes:
- a CDS encoding metallophosphoesterase translates to MKILCIADHIDPRVYSCNIKTRFPDIDFVLSAGDLRLSYYDFITTNLNKPLFFVFGNHRLKGIEYYKKDYGVESYMRMHKKRQELAVGATYVDSKIVKEKGVLIAGLGGSIWYNGGKNQFTEFTMFLKMLHLLPRLLWNRIFHNRFLDILLTHSPPYGLHDKKDRCHRGFKVFRLFMKLFKPAYLVHGHVHLYSLEDKRKDAFCDTMVVNAYNYCIIEL
- a CDS encoding TonB-dependent receptor, yielding MARLFIMILCIMTAPAFFSAADNPDTGTEKQEEEEESIRIALEEVVVTATRSETSLTGVSQHVTVLTETDIENIGATTLSQVLEKRTGVSISDYGPEGSVEAVTIRGSTSTQVLVLVNGVRVIGSHGGADISLIPLENIERIEIVRGGTSALYGADAIGGVINIITRKTGKAFLRVGLENASYLPQGAFKGSGSDEYLAPPDLMSLVDTQKLTIGFGIPIGPLSCICAINGIRAANEYPFIDLTGESRIRENSGLLGCDGSIDMRYTGESWCIDFSGMGLYHEHGSPGELGSTTPDASQREAMAGCTLGMTSQKFFTDLITLDLKGFMQYHSLDYTDPHAGVDSTHTTFSFGCDLTQELMLSDYISLLYGGTFSADRLDSTDMGKRERNNVSGFIEVPLFPSPDLTIRPAFRYDYFSDFGNSLTFRAGFSLLFSDSQSIKGSFSRSFRAPTFNDLYWPADAFAEGNPDLAPEQGYEGDLGICGSAENIAYTCFFFFRYIDEVILWLPGPDTIWRPTNHGKGIYPGFETSWKIGLPDSFEVALDYTFIYSFALTGDIDISDDKRVPLVPLHNLAAQLTYHEKRLMYSISARYEGKRFLSVATSSTLDPYLILDLHLKLFLSKSATLSFSVDNLFDESRESIGNYPLPGFTFRTGFELNVR
- a CDS encoding transcriptional regulator translates to MIYSYNEQVQVDFDRARTREVFAKIFALLKNEKDELLAFDDIKSILKPKSTTYKGTFPVEISLIVGSEGRYKDFNKRFLPRYQHLRRRWQRVDMAHHQNKILPAVKLYEIGGVYFVRDGNHRVSVAKMQGAAFIDAEVISLDTEITITPEMGRKDLSNAVIAFEKERFFEATHLDVLRPECSIEFTSIGRYDDIIKHINGHKYFINIDQEEEIPFGKAMLSWYDNVFIPIITIITKENILNRFPERTPADLYVWIVRHWHELKERYGHDFSLKQAVLDFSQKYGKSFFDQIKEILRRIGFKIMKRKR
- a CDS encoding DUF1846 domain-containing protein; translation: MIPCCFDNEKYLKEQEAAILDRVRRFNNKLYLEFGGKLLFDYHASRVLPGFDPNVKMRLLRKMKDNVAIILCIYSGDIERKKVRADFGITYDTDALKLIDDLREWGLDIVGVVITRFEEQPAAMVFKNKLMRNGIKVYTHRYTKGYPTDVDLIVSDSGYGANEYIETNRPLVVVTGPGPGSGKLATCLSQLYHDYKHGIHSGYAKFETFPIWNLPIKHPVNIAYEAATADLADVNLIDHFHLEAYGEKVVNYNRDLEIFPVLKRILEKITGGESVYKSPTDMGVNRAGYGITDDEAVREAAGQEVIRRYFRYSCEYRAGLSDYHTVEKNILLMEELGLTPESRNTVIPARKAAEEARQTGKGHNGIFCGAAIELPDGTIVTGKNSTVMHSASAMVLNAIKYLAQIPDTIHLLPESIIASVWKLKSDVYASKQLSLDLEETLIALSISATSNPVASIALEKLKSFKGCEVHMTHIPSPGDEAGLRKLGVNLTGEPNFATKDLFLG
- a CDS encoding tetratricopeptide repeat protein, encoding MDRKKILLAIFALILIIIIVLLFLFFPRGGEGGEGKRENAIKLIERYAGKGEYDRALNLLEDLLLDNPDDEEVLELQDRILDEKQRAERERDVADDKERDRERRQMDKLIESIKDTEQKGPQATYYEEKIGGTPTPKKSKEETVKDLLEKGEKQIELGDYDGARDTLDDVLELDDDNAMAHALIGLSYIRENPEDENSQDLAEENAKKSVQEDPTLALPHEVLAEVYEQRGKLDEAENEWKQAIILDKENWEAYYNLGVVQYRMRKYSDARKSFESCLKIKPNHEKAHFNKGLCYIKLGDRDEAIKAFQRAISYKKDYDKAYSQLGQLLDEKGEYAAAAEAFRNAVRYSPSDARYQRYLADALIKTGDYTGAEKALKEALRLEPDYVDAHYKMAVVKYDIGKPQEALTYAKEAVKALPDNPKYNYQLGLVYEALKDTDNAQKYYKLAIELDPRYILPLVNLGNIYKASGLYDMALPLFSAAYKLDADSYMVNNNLGSIYIAKESFRESIPYLEKAVSLEPNEIEPHYNLGVAYKRVGKISEAKKAFSECLSIDPSYWDAYYEYALILIEEGDKPRAKTLLQTLLAKKPDYSKKSEVERLLSTL
- a CDS encoding tetratricopeptide repeat protein, giving the protein MPALIALIIIIGLGLIVFIVIMIRRILGPRRIEQLVELLNQNKTGYVIRYAKRLIGREPRNTAAHYILGKAYCAEENYDMALVEFRTVNNIGIFDHQYCQEIPFRKEVAELYKQFEQTEEALKEYLLLAQLEPFNPEHYYECGLLFEERNNNEAAAQYFQKAIDVDKSHSNAHYKLGYLNYRQKKTIEAKIELELALRHNPENRYAHFFLAKLLQDAHDLSNAIAHFEQAQKSPELKMKATVERGHTAIMMGKYEKAIPELQRALTYSADEGDNDTLYGRYYLAEAYEKIRDIERAVENWEKIYAKKPNFLDVSGKLSQYQELRIDDRVKDYLTSKNDVFMSMCREVVAAMNLEIRETTELANGCQIIAVEAESKWRNARKLPRLIRFYRISDVIKDATVRSIHEEMKKLNVNRGIVFTTSGYSKPAMDFAETRPIDLFDKDKLQEYLNQTTK
- a CDS encoding tetratricopeptide repeat protein translates to MKSFVSGIVFMLLFQTLCFPSYLEEADKLLQENKPEKALPLYEMALSEDPENERIFLDLALVYEMMKNIDKSIEILKRGLNIAHESKYLFYFHLGNNHYTLKKYSIALEMYKKALDLNPGLPDTYVNMANTKLKLALGLESRDEKIAAFGDIIRDYEKYLELYPKTPQRTEVEKMIALLSHYIRDKEDRERDLENLLKLLNSAEDSSKVIHAGTDTLESDYEEEDIED